The following proteins are co-located in the Pseudarthrobacter siccitolerans genome:
- a CDS encoding OsmC family protein: protein MSLSEHRYALTVQWTGNLGEGTSSYRGYSRDHDLLIPGLPVLRGSSDPTFHGDRERYNPEQLLLAALAQCHMLSYLHVAVKHGVVVTDYRDDASGLMRLNRDGSGQFESVTLHPRVTVADEGQVELAGRLHHEANRVCFIARSVNFPVEHAPETVAGQPN from the coding sequence ATGAGCCTCAGTGAGCACCGGTACGCACTGACCGTCCAGTGGACGGGCAACCTGGGCGAGGGCACGTCGTCCTACCGCGGCTACTCGCGGGACCATGACCTGCTCATCCCCGGCCTGCCGGTGCTCAGGGGGTCTTCAGATCCGACCTTCCACGGAGACCGGGAGCGTTACAACCCGGAACAGCTGCTCCTGGCCGCCCTGGCCCAGTGCCACATGCTCTCCTACCTGCATGTGGCGGTGAAGCACGGCGTGGTGGTGACTGACTACCGCGACGACGCCTCCGGGCTGATGCGCCTGAACCGGGACGGCAGCGGCCAGTTCGAGTCCGTCACGCTGCACCCGCGCGTTACCGTGGCGGACGAAGGCCAGGTGGAGCTGGCCGGCCGCCTGCATCACGAGGCGAACCGGGTCTGCTTCATTGCCCGCAGCGTGAACTTCCCGGTGGAACACGCGCCCGAGACGGTGGCCGGCCAGCCGAACTAA